GACCGGGGGCATGCCTTCCTCCCACTCGGCTACGGTGGCTGCTCTGGCTACCGGGGTGGGCATTACCGAGGGGCTGGGAAGCGCTTTTTTTGCTATTGCGGTGGTGCTGGCTATCATCGTGATGTACGACGCCACCGGCATCCGCCGGGCAGCAGGGCTTCACGCCGAACGCCTGAACGACCTGTTTGAAGAGTTTCGCGCAGTCTTTGAACATGGCCCGCGGCCCGAGCCCCTAAAAGAACTGCTGGGCCACACCTACCTCGAGGTTGCCGTCGGCGCTATTTTGGGCATTCTTTTTGCGCTGCTTAGTTTTAGCCTGCTG
This is a stretch of genomic DNA from Meiothermus cerbereus DSM 11376. It encodes these proteins:
- a CDS encoding divergent PAP2 family protein, whose translation is MGDLLSNQVLWTAILASVFAQLLKLFIYYLVERRWEWERLAETGGMPSSHSATVAALATGVGITEGLGSAFFAIAVVLAIIVMYDATGIRRAAGLHAERLNDLFEEFRAVFEHGPRPEPLKELLGHTYLEVAVGAILGILFALLSFSLL